The genomic segment TTCATGGGAATGAACCCAGCGGTGCCAATTCAAGTTTGCTGGAAGCTTATCATCTTGCAGCGGCACAGGGAAAAGAAATTGATGAGTTGCTGGAAAATGTAGTTATACTTTTTGATCCTTCATTTAATCCGGATGGATTACAGCGTTTTTCTACATGGGCCAACCAGCATAAGAGTAAAAATCTAGTTACTGATGTAAACTCAAGAGAGTTTAATGAAGTTTGGCCCGGCGGCCGTTTCAATCATTACTGGTTTGATATAAACCGTGATTGGTTACCGACTGTGCATCCTGAAAGTCAGAACAGAATTAACTGGTTTCATAAATGGAAACCGAATATTTTAACCGATCATCATGAACAGGGAAGTAATGCTACTTTCTTTTTTCAACCGGGAGTACCATCAAGAGTAAATCCATTAACGCCGGATAAAAACCAGGAGTTAACAGGTAAGCTTGCAAAGTTTCATGCAAAGGCACTGGATAAAATTGGCTCACTCTATTTCACTAAAGAAAACTATGATGATTTTTATTATGGCAAAGGATCTACTTACCCTGATATCAATGGCTGTATCGGAATTTTATTTGAACAGGCAAGTTCAAGAGGTCATGCGCAGGAAACAGCTAATGGTATTTTAAGATTTTCCTTTACGATCAAAAATCAATTTGTAACTGCTCTGTCAACGCTGGAAGGTGCAAAGAGTTTACGCAAAGAATTTTTAGAATGGCAAAGGGAGTTTTATAAAAAGGCGGTTGCTGCATCATCAGGCTCCGTTGCAGGGTATGTTTTTGGCGATAAAAATGATGTAGCAAAAACAAATCTTTTTGTACAGATATTATTGCGTCACCAGATCGAAGTAAATGAACTGGGTAGTGGTTTTGCAAATAATGATTACGAAAAAGATAAAGCCTATGCAGTTTCATTAAATCAAGCACAAAGCACATTAGTAAAAGCAATTTTTGAAAATATTCCTGTTTACAAAGACAGTTTGTTTTATGATATCACTGCATGGAATATGCCACTGGCTTTTGGATTGCCTTATACAAATGCTTCTTCAGGAGCATTTGGAAAAAAGATTGAATCCGTTCCGATAATAAAAGGCGAGATAGCCGGTGGTAAATCACAAAGTGGTTACCTGCTTGAATGGAGTGAATACTATGCACCCGCAGCTTTGTATGAATTATTAAATGCTGACTTAAACGCAAAGGTTACAACCAATCCTTTTGAGATTCCTGTTGCCGGCGGCAATCATAAATTTAATTATGGAACAATTTTAATTCCTGTTTCTATGCAGGATGCCAATGCTGACGAAGTTTATAATAAAGTAAATACTGTTGCAGAGAAATATGGATTGAAATTTTATGCATTGCAAACAGGCAATGCGATCAGCGGCAGTGATCCGGGGTCTAATAAAATTGTTGCATTGACAAAGCCCAGCATTGCGATGATCGTTGGTACAGGAGCCAATGCAACTGATGCAGGAGAGGTCTGGCATTTATTGGATCAGCGGATGAATATTCCTTCTACTCATTTGGAGCAATCTGTTTTCAATCGTGTTGATATAAATAAATACAATACCATCATAATGGCTGGCGGAACCTTCAGCGACTTGAATAAGGATAAGTTGAAAACATGGGTGCAGGCGGGTGGTACATTAATACTAACTGAAGAAGCTGTAACATGGGCATCTCAAAATGGAATTACAGATGTAAAATTTAAAAGAGCAAAACCCGGTGCTGATAGCACACAACGGGTTGGCTACACACAAAGAGAACAAATTGATGGTGCACAGCAAATGAACGGCGCCATCTTCGGAGCTGATGTTGATCTTACGCATCCGTTGGCGTATGGATATAATTCAAAAACAGTAAGTCTCTTTAAAGCAAACAAAGTGTTCCCCGAAAAAAGCAAGAATGCATATGCTACTCCTTTTTATTATACAGATAAACCATTGCAGAGTGGTTGGGTTAGCCGGCAAAATATGGATGCTATAAAAAATTCTGCTGCAGTTATTGTAAATGCAGTTGGTAATGGCCGTGTAATAAATATTGCAGATAATCCAAATTTCAGAGCATTCTGGCTCGGCGGTACTAAATTGTTTATGAATGCGATATTTTTTGGGAGAATAATTGATGCGGCGAGTGCAAGAAGCGAAGAATGAAATGGGAAAAACGAAATATGAAAATATGGTTTTTAAGCTAATAAGCTATGTTTTTCACGTTTGACCTTTCACTTTTAACAGCCTTCAATAGTTATCCCCAAGTAAGCCAACATTTAAAAATTACCGCAAAGTGGTATTGACTTCGACTACTAAATAACCTTAAATTGCATCGTTAAATTATTTATGTACGTTTAAAATTGAGCACTATGATTAAGTTACAGATTATCGGAAACCTCGGCAAAGATTGCGTGGTAAATGCAGTTAACGGAAAGAATGTTATAAACTTCACCGTTGCACACACAGAAAAGTATCGTGATTCACAAGGCAACAACCAGGAAAAAACAACCTGGGTTGATTGTGCTTACTGGAGCGATAAAACTGGTGTTGCGCAATATTTAACCAAGGGAAAACAGGTTTATGTGGAAGGCCAGCCTGAGGCAAGAGCTTTCCAGAGAAACGATGGAACTGCAGGAGCTTCACTTTCATTAAGAGTTCGTGACATCCAGTTATTGGGTGGCCGCGGCGAAGGAGTTCCTTCATCAGCTTCGGGATCATCACAGTCTTCTTCTATGAATGAGCCTGCGCCGATCAGCGAAGTATCAGACGATTTACCATTCTGAAAATAATTCAGATATCAGCAAAAAGCCTCTTCAGAACTGAAGAGGCTTTTTGTTTTATCCGGTTCTATCCTTAACGCTAAAATATTTTGTTTCTTTGCCTCATGTCAGAACAAAAATTTTCCTACCAACAACTATTTGATTTTTCTAAAACTGTTTTAAAAAAGATCGGTTGCAGCGATGCTGATGCTGAGCTATCAGTAAAAGTTTTACTATCTGCTGATCTGCGTGGCATCGACTCTCATGGTATAGCACGCCTTAGTGGTTATGTACGTTTATGGGAAGCAAAAAGAGTGAACTCAACACCTGCATTAAAAATAATTCATGAAACACCTTCAACTGCAGTTGTAGATGGTGATAGCGGATTAGGCCTGGTAGTGGCACCTTATGCAATGCAAGTGGCAATTGATAAAGCAAAAAGCGTCGGTACAGGTTGGGTAAGTGTACAAAACAGTAATCATTTTGGTATTGCAGGCTATCATGCAATGATGGCATTGGAACATGATATGATCGGTATTGCACTCACCAATGCAAGTCCGTTAGTTGCCCCGACATTTTCAGTTGAACGTTTATTGGGAACAAACCCCATTTGCGTTGTGATACCAGCAGGAGAGGAGCCGCCATTTGTGGCTGATATGGCAACTACAACAGCTGCAAACGGGAAACTGGAAATTTTACAACGCAAAAGTGGGGTTGCTCCATTGGGATGGATACAAACAAAAGAGGGTAAACAATCAACTGACCCGCATGAATTGAAAGCAGGTGGTGCATTGCTACCATTAGGAGGTGATAGGGAACATGGTAGTCATAAAGGTTATGCACTAGGAGCAATCGTTGACATTTTTTCTGCTGTATTGAGCGGTGCAAATTATGGTCCATGGGTTCCTCCGTTTCCTGCATACGTTCCAATGCCGGATGAGCAACCCGGAAAAGGTATTGGTCATTTCTTTGGCGCAATGCGTATTGATGCCTTCAGGCCTGCAGATGATTTTAAAAAACATATGGATAAATGGATCCGCCGTTTCCGTTCGGCAAAACCTTCACAAGGCCATGAAAAAGTTTTGATTCCCGGCGATCCCGAAAGAGCAATGGAAGCAGAAAGAATGAAAAATGGCATTCCATTACTGAAACCTGTGATTGATGATCTGAGTTTTCTTGGGGAGAAGTTTAAGGTTGAATTGTAGGGATGCCATAGTAGATGTAGTGACCCATTTTATTTACCTTTGGGACTTAAATCTAATATCATGGAAACAAAATCTATTATTGTAGGGACAGTATTTGTATTAGGTTATTACTTCTATCACGAAATTCCTGCAAAACCTGACACTCATAAGAAACAAGTTTTCCCAATACTAAATACTGGAAGTAAGTCACAATACAATATCACGATCCAAAATACAACCGATAAGCCTGATTTTTCTTGTGAGGCTCAATTAGCAACTATTGGCCGACTTAAGTCTTAATAATTCAGGTACTTTTCCCAAACAAAAACATTCCGCTTAGCATATTGGTCTGTAGTCATTGTAGAACTATTTCTAACAGCTGTTATCAACCTGCACACTTATCTTTGCGGCCTCAAAATTCTATACGATGAAAGTGATGAAATTCGGTGGTACATCCGTTGGCAAACCGGAAAGGATGCACCAGGTAGCAAAACTGATTACTAAAGGTGGTGATGAAACTATTGTTGTATTAAGTGCACTCAGCGGCACTACAAATGCCTTGGTAAGCATTGGTGATGCACTGGCTTCAGGCGACCGCAATCTCGCCAAACAAAATATTGATAAGCTGGAAGCGCATTACCAGCAATTCATCACAGAACTCGTTAAGAAACCCGAACTGTTAGAGAAAGCAAAAGCAATTATTGCTGAGCATTTTGAATTTCTAAATATCATTCTTAAAATTTCTTTCAGCGATGCACTGAATAAAGACATTCTTGCACAGGGCGAATTACTTTCTACTAAACTATTCTGTATTTATCTCGAAGAGATAGGTATTGATCATGCTTATCTGCCTGCATTGGAGTTTATGACTATTGATAGTAATGATGAGCCACAACTGGGTACTATTAAAATTAAATTAGCCCAGACTTTAAAGAATTATAAAGGAAAAAAATTATTCATTACACAGGGATATATCTGCCGTAATGCAAAAGGAGAAGTGGATAATCTGAAACGCGGAGGGAGTGATTACACAGCATCACTGGTTGCTGCAGCTGCCAATGCATCTGTTTGTGAAATATGGACAGACATAGATGGCATGCACAATAATGACCCGAGAGTGGTAAAGAAAACTATCCCAATTGAACAGCTAAGTTTTGAAGAAGCAGCAGAGTTGGCTTATTTCGGAGCAAAGATCTTACATCCGACTTGTATATGGCCTGCACAACAAGAAAAAGTGCCGGTTAAATTATTGAACACTATGCAGCCCGAAGCTGCAGGAACGACGATCCAGGAAAATGCCGGCTCTACCGGTATAAAAGCAATTGCTGCAAAAGACGGGATCATTTCAATTAATATAAAGAGCAGCCGCATGTTGCTGGCTTATGGTTTTTTGAGAAAGACATTTGAAGTGTTCGAAAAATACCGTACTTCAATTGATATGATCACTACCTCTGAGGTAGCTGTGTCCGTTACTATTGACAATAGCGTTTCGCTGAAGCAGATCGTAAAAGAGCTGGAGCCATTTGGAACTATTACTGTACAGGATAATCAATCTATTGTTTCAGTAGTGGGGAATGAAATAGCTGAAACAGAAAATATTCTTGCAAAATTATTTGATGCTTTATCTCCTGTGCCTATTAGTATGGTGAGTTATGGAGGAAGTAAACACAATGTTTCCATTCTGGTGCCATCTGAATTTAAAACACAGACATTGCAATTGCTGAATAAAGGATTGTTTGGATTAGAGTAATCAATGTTCTTCATCTTCTTCAGGTTGTATTGTATAAATGGCCACAGCGCTGGCATTGCCAAATGATCCTGCAAATGGCGCCTTTATTACTTTAACCATT from the Bacteroidota bacterium genome contains:
- a CDS encoding Ldh family oxidoreductase codes for the protein MSEQKFSYQQLFDFSKTVLKKIGCSDADAELSVKVLLSADLRGIDSHGIARLSGYVRLWEAKRVNSTPALKIIHETPSTAVVDGDSGLGLVVAPYAMQVAIDKAKSVGTGWVSVQNSNHFGIAGYHAMMALEHDMIGIALTNASPLVAPTFSVERLLGTNPICVVIPAGEEPPFVADMATTTAANGKLEILQRKSGVAPLGWIQTKEGKQSTDPHELKAGGALLPLGGDREHGSHKGYALGAIVDIFSAVLSGANYGPWVPPFPAYVPMPDEQPGKGIGHFFGAMRIDAFRPADDFKKHMDKWIRRFRSAKPSQGHEKVLIPGDPERAMEAERMKNGIPLLKPVIDDLSFLGEKFKVEL
- a CDS encoding single-stranded DNA-binding protein; translation: MIKLQIIGNLGKDCVVNAVNGKNVINFTVAHTEKYRDSQGNNQEKTTWVDCAYWSDKTGVAQYLTKGKQVYVEGQPEARAFQRNDGTAGASLSLRVRDIQLLGGRGEGVPSSASGSSQSSSMNEPAPISEVSDDLPF
- a CDS encoding aspartate kinase; the encoded protein is MKVMKFGGTSVGKPERMHQVAKLITKGGDETIVVLSALSGTTNALVSIGDALASGDRNLAKQNIDKLEAHYQQFITELVKKPELLEKAKAIIAEHFEFLNIILKISFSDALNKDILAQGELLSTKLFCIYLEEIGIDHAYLPALEFMTIDSNDEPQLGTIKIKLAQTLKNYKGKKLFITQGYICRNAKGEVDNLKRGGSDYTASLVAAAANASVCEIWTDIDGMHNNDPRVVKKTIPIEQLSFEEAAELAYFGAKILHPTCIWPAQQEKVPVKLLNTMQPEAAGTTIQENAGSTGIKAIAAKDGIISINIKSSRMLLAYGFLRKTFEVFEKYRTSIDMITTSEVAVSVTIDNSVSLKQIVKELEPFGTITVQDNQSIVSVVGNEIAETENILAKLFDALSPVPISMVSYGGSKHNVSILVPSEFKTQTLQLLNKGLFGLE
- a CDS encoding zinc carboxypeptidase; translation: MRTLAFIISLFTFHFSLNAQDLKYYLPENVSYNPAIPKPKDIIYHEVGEFHVTHDRLVNYMKAIAAAAPDRVKLEIMGFTYENRPQVLLIITSPNNHKRLEEIRQQHIKLSDPSQSASVNIDNMPIVVWIGHSIHGNEPSGANSSLLEAYHLAAAQGKEIDELLENVVILFDPSFNPDGLQRFSTWANQHKSKNLVTDVNSREFNEVWPGGRFNHYWFDINRDWLPTVHPESQNRINWFHKWKPNILTDHHEQGSNATFFFQPGVPSRVNPLTPDKNQELTGKLAKFHAKALDKIGSLYFTKENYDDFYYGKGSTYPDINGCIGILFEQASSRGHAQETANGILRFSFTIKNQFVTALSTLEGAKSLRKEFLEWQREFYKKAVAASSGSVAGYVFGDKNDVAKTNLFVQILLRHQIEVNELGSGFANNDYEKDKAYAVSLNQAQSTLVKAIFENIPVYKDSLFYDITAWNMPLAFGLPYTNASSGAFGKKIESVPIIKGEIAGGKSQSGYLLEWSEYYAPAALYELLNADLNAKVTTNPFEIPVAGGNHKFNYGTILIPVSMQDANADEVYNKVNTVAEKYGLKFYALQTGNAISGSDPGSNKIVALTKPSIAMIVGTGANATDAGEVWHLLDQRMNIPSTHLEQSVFNRVDINKYNTIIMAGGTFSDLNKDKLKTWVQAGGTLILTEEAVTWASQNGITDVKFKRAKPGADSTQRVGYTQREQIDGAQQMNGAIFGADVDLTHPLAYGYNSKTVSLFKANKVFPEKSKNAYATPFYYTDKPLQSGWVSRQNMDAIKNSAAVIVNAVGNGRVINIADNPNFRAFWLGGTKLFMNAIFFGRIIDAASARSEE